In one Calonectris borealis chromosome 23, bCalBor7.hap1.2, whole genome shotgun sequence genomic region, the following are encoded:
- the NADK gene encoding NAD kinase isoform X3, giving the protein MNARRICAWRTRSLHGPCPVTTFGPKACMLQNPKTIMHIQDPASQRLTWNKPPKSVLVIKKIRDASLLQPFKELCVYLTEENNMIVYVEKKVLEDPAIANDDNFGPVKKKFCTFREDYDDISNQIDFIICLGGDGTLLYASSLFQGSVPPVMAFHLGSLGFLTPFNFENFQSQVTQVIEGNAALVLRSRLKVKVVKEHREKMTVQNGIEENGVVSTNTEKEVGKQIMQYQVLNEVVVDRGPSSYLSNVDVFLDGHLITTVQGDGVIVSTPTGSTAYAAAAGASMIHPNVPAIMITPICPHSLSFRPIVVPAGVELKIMLSPDARNTAWVSFDGRKRQEICHGDSISITTSCYPLPSICFRDPVSDWFESLAECLHWNVRKKQNNFAVEEEEF; this is encoded by the exons ATGAATGCAAGAAGAATATGTGCCTG gagAACACGCTCCTTGCATGGACCATGCCCAGTGACCACATTTGGACCAAAGGCCTGTATGCTGCAAAATCCTAAAACGATTAT gCACATTCAGGATCCAGCAAGCCAGCGGTTGACATGGAACAAACCTCCCAAGAGCGTCCTTGTTATTAAAAAGATACGTGATGCGAGTCTGCTGCAGCCTTTTAAAGAGCTTTGTGTGTATCTTACTGAG GAGAACAATATGATAGTGTatgtagaaaaaaaagtattggaaGACCCCGCTATAGCTAATGATGATAATTTTGGACCAGTGAAGAAGAAATTTTGCACCTTCAGAGAAG ATTATGATGATATCTCCAATCAGATAGACTTTATCATATGCCTGGGAGGAGATGGGACCTTACTTTATGCTTCTTCGCTTTTCCAG GGTAGTGTACCTCCAGTTATGGCTTTTCATCTGGGATCCCTTGGATTTCTTACTCCATTTAATTTTGAGAATTTTCAGTCCCAAGTCACTCAGGTTATAGAAG GCAATGCAGCGCTTGTTCTACGAAGCAGGCTGAAAGTGAAAGTAGTAAAAGAGCACAGAGAGAAGATGACAGTACAAAATGGTATAGAAGAAAATGGAGTAGTGTCtacaaatacagagaaagaagtggGCAAGCAAATTATGCAATATCAG GTCCTAAATGAAGTTGTAGTGGATCGTGGTCCTTCTTCTTACCTTTCCAATGTAGATGTCTTTCTAGATGGACACCTGATAACAACAGTGCAAGGAGATG GAGTCATTGTCTCCACGCCGACTGGTAGTACTGCatatgcagctgcagcaggagcttcTATGATTCATCCAAACGTTCCTGCAATAATGATCACCCCAATCTGCCCTCACTCATTGTCTTTCAGACCTATTGTTGTTCCTGCTGGAGTGGAACTCAAG attaTGCTGTCCCCAGATGCCAGGAATACAGCATGGGTTTCATTTGAtggaaggaagaggcaggaaaTATGCCATGGAGACAG TATTAGCATCACTACCTCTTGCTATCCCCTTCCTTCGATCTGTTTCCGAGATCCTGTGAGCGACTGGTTTGAAAGCTTGGCTGAGTGTTTACACTGGAATGTTCGGAAGAAGCAAAATAACTTTGCTGTTGAAGAAGAAGAATTTTGA